In one Castor canadensis chromosome 15, mCasCan1.hap1v2, whole genome shotgun sequence genomic region, the following are encoded:
- the Arl5b gene encoding ADP-ribosylation factor-like protein 5B isoform X2 has translation MNEVVHTSPTIGSNVEEIVVKNTHFLMWDIGGQESLRSSWNTYYSNTEFIILVVDSIDRERLALTKEELYRMLAHEDLRKAAVLIFANKQDMKGCMTAAEISKYLTLSSIKDHPWHIQSCCALTGEGLCQGLEWMTSRIGVR, from the exons aTGAATGAAGTGGTTCATACTTCTCCAACCATAGGAAGCAATGTTGAAGAAATAGTTGTGAAGAATACTCATTTTCTTATGTGGGACATTGGTGGTCAAGAGTCACTGCGATCATCATGGAACACATATTACTCAAACACAGAG TTCATCATTCTTGTTGTTGATAGCATTGACAGGGAACGACTAGCTCTTACGAAAGAAGAATTATACAGAATGTTGGCTCATGAg GATTTAAGGAAGGCTGCAGTCCTTATCTTTGCAAATAAACAGGATATGAAAGGGTGTATGACAGCAGCTGAAATCTCTAAGTACCTCACCCTCAGTTCCATTAAAGATCACCCGTGGCATATTCAGTCCTGCTGTGCTTTAACAGGAGAGGG GTTATGCCAAGGTCTGGAGTGGATGACCTCCCGGATTGGTGTGAGATAA